One genomic window of Quercus robur chromosome 6, dhQueRobu3.1, whole genome shotgun sequence includes the following:
- the LOC126733345 gene encoding alcohol dehydrogenase 1, whose translation MSSTTAAQVIRCKAAVAWEAGKPLVIEEVEVAPPQAMEVRLKILFTSLCHTDVYFWEAKGQTPLFPRIFGHEAGGIVESIGEGVTDLKPGDHVLPVFTGECKECRHCKSEESNMCDLLRINTDRGVMLNDGKSRFSINGQPIYHFVGTSTFSEYTVVHVGCVAKINPAAPLDKVCVLSCGISTGLGATLNVAKPKKGSTVAIFGLGAVGLAAAEGARIAGASRIIGVDLNAKRFDEAKKFGVTEFVNPKDHDNPVQEVIAEMTGGGVDRSVECTGSINAMISAFECVHDGWGVAVLVGVPNKDDAFKTHPMNILNEKTLKGTFFGNYKPRSDLPSVVERYMNKELELEKFITHEVPFSEINKAFEYMLKGDGLRCIIRMDA comes from the exons CTGCTGTAGCATGGGAAGCTGGAAAGCCACTAGTGATAGAAGAAGTGGAAGTGGCACCACCACAGGCCATGGAGGTTCGTCTCAAGATCCTCTTCACCTCCCTCTGCCACACTGATGTTTACTTCTGGGAAGCAAAG GGACAGACTCCATTGTTTCCTCGCATATTTGGTCATGAAGCTGGCGG GATTGTTGAGAGCATTGGTGAGGGTGTGACGGACCTCAAACCTGGTGACCATGTGCTTCCTGTCTTCACTGGAGAGTGCAAGGAGTGTCGGCACTGCAAATCAGAGGAGAGTAACATGTGTGACCTCCTGAGGATAAACACTGACCGAGGCGTGATGCTCAATGATGGCAAGTCGAGATTTTCAATTAATGGACAACCCATTTACCATTTTGTTGGGACTTCCACCTTTAGTGAATACACTGTGGTACATGTTGGTTGTGTTGCCAAAATTAATCCTGCTGCTCCTCTAGACAAAGTTTGTGTTCTCAGCTGTGGAATCTCAACGG GTCTTGGTGCTACCTTGAATGttgcaaaaccaaaaaaagggtCAACAGTAGCAATTTTTGGATTGGGGGCAGTTGGTCTAGCT GCTGCTGAAGGGGCTAGAATTGCTGGTGCTTCAAGGATTATTGGGGTTGATCTGAATGCTAAGCGTTTTGATGAAG CCAAGAAATTCGGTGTCACTGAGTTTGTTAACCCAAAAGACCATGACAATCCTGTTCAAGAG GTGATTGCTGAAATGACTGGTGGGGGAGTTGACCGAAGTGTTGAGTGTACTGGAAGTATCAATGCTATGATTTCTGCATTCGAATGTGTTCATGAT GGATGGGGTGTTGCAGTACTTGTTGGCGTCCCGAACAAAGATGATGCATTCAAAACTCATCCAATGAATATCTTAAATGAGAAGACTCTCAAGGGTACGTTTTTTGGCAATTACAAACCACGATCGGACCTACCTTCTGTGGTTGAAAGGTACATGAACAAG GAGCTTGAGCTGGAGAAGTTCATTACCCATGAAGTCCCATTCTCAGAGATCAACAAGGCCTTTGAGTATATGCTTAAAGGTGATGGTCTCCGGTGTATCATCCGCATGGATGCATAG